The genomic region CTCCATGGCGATGTGGATGGCGACGAAGGTGACCAGAGACATGCCCAGGCCCAGCCACGTGACGAAGCGGGCCGCCTTCTTCCCGTAGAACTCGTGGAGCAGATCGGTGAGCACGAAGGTCACCGGGAAGGCGATCATGCCCACGGGCATCACCGCCACGAGCGACCCCAGGTGGACCTCGAAGAGCTTCACGCCCACGAGGTCCGCCACGATGAGCGCGGTGCAGAACGCCGCCGCGAGCACCACGAAGAGCCGAATGCGCTTGTCCAGATTCATCGTTCCTCGAGCTCAGCCGTGGCCCTCGCCCCCGCCGTGGGGAGCGTGCTCTTCCTGGGGGTAATAGGAGATGCCCTGCCCGGGCACCTGGCTCGGGGCGGCGGGCTCCGCGCCGGCCTCCACCGTGGAGCCCAGGCGCGGCCGGGCCACGCACAGCAGGGTCTGCTCGGTGGCGGTGGGGTTCTCGTAGGTGCGCGGGAAGTCTTTCGGCCAGTGGAAGGCGGTCCCTCGCGCCACCGGGCGGCCCTGCAGCAGCAGCCCCGTGCCGAGCACCAGCTCGTCTCCCTCGCCCTGCCGCTCGAGCCGGGTCGGGCCAGCATCCTGTGGCTTCACCCGGAGCCGGTAGAGGCCATAGCCCGCTCCCTCGTGGAGGACGTCCACGCTCCCGAAGGCCGTCTCCTCCCGCCCGTACGCCATCTCCTCCGCCGTGCGGTGCACCTGGAGCGAGGGGGTGGCGCGGCCCCCGAGCGCCTCGGGCTTGGTGACGCGCACGGTGGCCGCTCGCACCTGGGCGCGCGGAGCGTCCACGGTGGGCGGCGCCAGCAGGTAGCGGCAGACCGCCTCCGTCGCGGACTCCAGCAGCTCGAAGCGGGAGGCCTCCAGCAGGAAGCGCAGCTCGCCCTCGAGCCGGCCGTAGTGGATGGTGCGCGCCAGCCGCCCGCCCACCGCCGCCTCGCGCGTGTCCAGGAAGAGGGCCACGTCCAGCCGCAGCGGCTGGGCCGCCACCCGCTCGCGGCGATAGACGCCCACGATGCAGTTCACCGTGAGGCCTCGCAGCTCGATGACATCCAACGGCCGGCCCTGGGCATCCGTCACGACGGGCAGGTGCAGGGGCTCACTCACAGCTGCGCGCTCCTTCCTCCGTCCACCGTCAGCACCTGGCCCGTGATGTACGGCGCCTCTCGCGCGAGGAACAGCACCACCCGGGCGACATCCTCCACGCTGCCCTCCCGGCCCATGGGGATGCGCTGGAGGATGGACGCGCGTGCCGCCGCATCGAAGGACTCGGGGAAGGCGACCACTCCGGGGGAGATGGCGTTGACGCGCACGTGGGGCGCCAGCTCCACCGCCAGCGCCCGGGTGAGCATGAGCAGCGCCGCCTTGCTCACCGAGTAGTGCGCGTAGTGGCTCTCCGCCCGCTCCCCGCCGATGTCGGTGAGGTGCACCACCAGCGGCTGCGCGGCGGCGCGCAGGCTCGGCAGCAGGGCCTGGGTGAGGAAGAAGGGCGCGTCCATGTTCACCGCGAGCATCGTCCGGTACTGCTCGCGGGTGATGGACTCGAAGGCCGCGCGCTCGTACAGGCCCGCGTTGTGGACGAGGACATCCAGCGTGGGGTGGTCGGCACGGACGCGGGCGCCCAGCTCATCCACCTGTCGGGGCTCCGAGAGGTCCGCCGCGTAGAGGGACACGTGGCGGCCCAGTCCTCGGAGCTCCTCCGCCACCGCCTCCAGCGACTTCACCGAGCGGTGGGCGTGGAGCGCCAGGTCATACCCGGCCCGGCCCAGGGCTCGCGCCACGGCGCTACCGATGCGGATGCCGGCCCCGGTGATGAATGCGATCGCCATGCTGCGGACTCCCTAGCAGGGCGGCGCGCAAAAGGCACTTGGGAGTGCCAGAACGACAAACGCCGGGAGCGAGGGGCTCCCGGCGTCGCGGTCTGCATGACTCTGTGTCAGCTACCGGTTCCAGTAGGAGGCCGGCGCGGCGTGGTGCCAGCGGCCGGGGACCCACACCCACTGCTCCACCGTCTCGTAGTGGCCGTCCACCCACTGCTGCTCGTAGTAGCCACCGGTGCACTGCACGCGGCCCCGGCGCCCGTAGTTGCGGCACTCCCTGGGCACCCACACCTGCTCATATCCACCGGAGACCCACTGCTGCACGAGCTTGAGCTCGTAGCGGCCCTGCTGGTGCCGGGGAGCCTGCGGCTGCGGGGTGCGGCGGTAGTAGCGGCCGCCGGGGGAGTAATCGCGGCTGGGAGCGCCGCGGTACTCGCGGTTGTCGCCGTTGCCCCAGGAGTACGTGTGCTCGGAACCGCCGTGGAAGCCCTTGGTCTGCATCTGCGCGTCGCTCTGCTGCGCCTGGGACTTCTGGGTGTCATCCGCCTGCGCCGTGGAGCCGAGGAGCAGCGCGCCGAGAGCCAGGGAGAAGAAGCCGGTCTTGAGAGCCATGTTCGAGTTCCTCCGTCGTATTGCCTTGTTGTCCCTTCTGACGGGGGTCCCCGCGGAACATTCAATCCCCAGCAATTCGGGGGGGTTTCACGTCAACGAGGTGCGACTTCGGCGCAGGTGAGCCCCGCGTCCGGGGCGCAGTTCCGGCCGATGAGACAGCCCCCCGCCCC from Hyalangium gracile harbors:
- a CDS encoding dihydroneopterin aldolase, which encodes MSEPLHLPVVTDAQGRPLDVIELRGLTVNCIVGVYRRERVAAQPLRLDVALFLDTREAAVGGRLARTIHYGRLEGELRFLLEASRFELLESATEAVCRYLLAPPTVDAPRAQVRAATVRVTKPEALGGRATPSLQVHRTAEEMAYGREETAFGSVDVLHEGAGYGLYRLRVKPQDAGPTRLERQGEGDELVLGTGLLLQGRPVARGTAFHWPKDFPRTYENPTATEQTLLCVARPRLGSTVEAGAEPAAPSQVPGQGISYYPQEEHAPHGGGEGHG
- a CDS encoding SDR family NAD(P)-dependent oxidoreductase; protein product: MAIAFITGAGIRIGSAVARALGRAGYDLALHAHRSVKSLEAVAEELRGLGRHVSLYAADLSEPRQVDELGARVRADHPTLDVLVHNAGLYERAAFESITREQYRTMLAVNMDAPFFLTQALLPSLRAAAQPLVVHLTDIGGERAESHYAHYSVSKAALLMLTRALAVELAPHVRVNAISPGVVAFPESFDAAARASILQRIPMGREGSVEDVARVVLFLAREAPYITGQVLTVDGGRSAQL